A genomic region of Pseudomonas sp. RSB 5.4 contains the following coding sequences:
- the pqqB gene encoding pyrroloquinoline quinone biosynthesis protein PqqB, with the protein MFVQILGSAAGGGFPQWNCNCVNCAGFRDGSLNAKARTQSSIAISDDGVNWVLCNASPDIRAQLQSFAPMQPGRALRDTGISAIILMDSQIDHTTGLLSLREGCPHQVWCTDMVHEDLSTGFPLFKMLTHWNGGLNWNRIELDQSFTVAACPNLRFTPLPLRSAAPPYSPHRFDPHPGDNIGLIVEDLNTGGKLFYAPGLGKVDAPLLEIMAGSDCLLVDGTMWDDDEMQRRGVGTRTGREMGHLAQNGPGGMLEVLEQLPEQRKVLIHINNTNPILDEDSPERAELARRNVEVAFDGMSIVL; encoded by the coding sequence ATGTTCGTCCAGATTCTGGGTTCGGCCGCCGGTGGCGGATTTCCGCAGTGGAACTGCAACTGCGTCAATTGCGCAGGCTTTCGCGACGGCAGCCTGAATGCCAAGGCCCGCACCCAATCGTCCATCGCGATTTCCGATGACGGTGTGAACTGGGTGCTGTGCAACGCTTCGCCGGACATCCGCGCGCAACTGCAGAGCTTCGCCCCGATGCAACCGGGCCGAGCCCTGCGCGACACCGGCATCAGCGCGATCATCCTGATGGACAGCCAGATCGACCACACCACCGGCCTGCTCAGCCTGCGCGAAGGCTGCCCGCATCAGGTCTGGTGCACGGACATGGTTCACGAAGACCTGAGCACCGGTTTCCCGCTGTTCAAGATGCTGACCCACTGGAACGGCGGACTGAACTGGAACCGCATCGAGCTCGACCAGAGCTTCACCGTTGCAGCCTGCCCGAACCTGCGCTTCACCCCGCTGCCGTTGCGCAGCGCCGCGCCACCGTATTCGCCGCACCGTTTCGACCCGCACCCGGGCGACAACATTGGCCTGATCGTCGAAGACCTCAACACCGGCGGCAAACTGTTTTACGCCCCTGGGCTGGGCAAGGTTGACGCGCCGCTGCTGGAGATCATGGCCGGCAGCGATTGCCTGCTGGTTGACGGCACAATGTGGGATGACGATGAAATGCAGCGCCGTGGCGTCGGCACCCGCACCGGTCGCGAGATGGGCCATTTGGCACAGAACGGCCCCGGCGGCATGCTCGAAGTGCTGGAGCAGCTGCCCGAGCAGCGCAAGGTGCTTATCCACATCAACAACACCAACCCGATTCTCGATGAAGATTCGCCGGAGCGTGCGGAGCTGGCGCGGCGTAATGTTGAAGTGGCGTTTGATGGCATGAGTATTGTGCTGTAG
- the pqqE gene encoding pyrroloquinoline quinone biosynthesis protein PqqE, which translates to MRSTGSNLPEASVQVPPKPEVGLPLWLLAELTYRCPLQCPYCSNPLDFAEQGKELSTEQWIKVFREAREMGAAQLGFSGGEPLVRQDLAELIHEARQLGFYTNLITSGIGLTEQKISDFKKAGLDHIQISFQASDEQVNNLLAGSKKAFAQKLEMARAVKAHGYPMVLNFVTHRHNIDKIDRIIELCIALEADFVELATCQFYGWAQLNRVGLLPTKEQLVRAERITNEYRAKLEAEGHPCKLIFVTPDYYEERPKACMNGWGSIFLTVTPDGTALPCHGARQLPVQFPNVRDHSMQHIWYDSFGFNRFRGYDWMPEPCRSCDEKEQDFGGCRCQAFMLTGDASNADPVCSKSEHHGVILKAREEAETATQTIEQLAFRNERNSRLIAKG; encoded by the coding sequence GTGCGCAGCACTGGATCGAACTTGCCTGAGGCATCGGTGCAAGTACCGCCAAAACCTGAAGTCGGCCTGCCGCTGTGGTTGCTCGCCGAGCTGACCTACCGCTGCCCGCTGCAATGCCCGTACTGCTCCAATCCGCTGGACTTCGCCGAGCAGGGCAAAGAGCTGAGCACCGAGCAGTGGATCAAGGTGTTCCGCGAAGCGCGGGAGATGGGCGCGGCGCAACTGGGCTTTTCCGGTGGCGAACCGCTGGTACGTCAAGACCTCGCCGAGCTGATCCATGAAGCGCGGCAATTGGGGTTCTACACCAACCTGATCACCTCCGGCATCGGCCTCACCGAGCAGAAGATCAGCGACTTCAAGAAGGCTGGTCTCGATCACATCCAGATCAGTTTCCAGGCCAGTGACGAGCAAGTGAACAACCTGCTCGCCGGCTCGAAAAAGGCCTTCGCGCAGAAACTGGAAATGGCTCGTGCGGTGAAGGCCCACGGCTATCCGATGGTGCTGAACTTCGTCACCCACAGGCACAACATCGACAAGATCGACCGCATCATCGAGCTGTGTATTGCGCTCGAAGCAGACTTCGTCGAACTCGCCACCTGCCAGTTCTACGGCTGGGCACAGCTCAACCGTGTCGGCCTGTTACCGACCAAGGAACAGCTGGTGCGTGCCGAACGCATCACCAACGAATACCGCGCCAAACTGGAAGCCGAAGGGCATCCGTGCAAGCTGATATTCGTCACCCCGGACTACTACGAAGAACGCCCGAAAGCCTGCATGAACGGCTGGGGCAGCATCTTTCTGACGGTGACTCCGGACGGCACTGCCCTGCCCTGTCATGGCGCCCGACAGCTGCCGGTACAATTTCCCAACGTGCGCGACCACAGCATGCAGCACATCTGGTACGACTCGTTCGGTTTCAACCGCTTTCGCGGTTACGACTGGATGCCCGAGCCGTGTCGCTCGTGCGACGAGAAGGAACAGGACTTCGGCGGCTGCCGCTGTCAGGCATTCATGCTCACGGGGGACGCGAGCAATGCCGACCCGGTGTGCAGCAAGTCTGAACATCACGGCGTGATTCTCAAGGCCCGCGAAGAAGCCGAGACCGCCACCCAGACCATCGAACAACTGGCCTTCCGTAATGAACGAAACTCACGCCTCATCGCCAAGGGCTGA
- a CDS encoding aminotransferase class III-fold pyridoxal phosphate-dependent enzyme has translation MNLFSLRRQAPSLDDLAFEAASPQAGNSLNAERLMPSVERPQQVFVRGQGSWLWDSNDRAYLDFSQAGGANSLGHSPSALVKAIASQAQALINPGFNLHNRGMLSLAERLCASTSSDQAYLLNSGSEACEAAIKLARKWGQLHRGGASRIIVARQGCHGRSLATISASDSCNLYNRFAPLLPGFDRVPFNDLPALHAAVDAQTVAIMLEPIQSDAGVIPATEHYLKGVERLCRELGILLILDEVQTGIGRCGTLLAEESYGVRADIVVLGKGLGGGVPLAALLARGKACCFDAGELGGTHHGNALMTAAGLVVLDSVQDRAFLEQIKDHGQHLREGLSRLAHRYGHGELRGQGLFWGLSLSEGSADAVVKAALHEGLLLNAPQANCLRFTPALTVSKANIDEMLLRLARAFSRVRTAQLQCRKGIAV, from the coding sequence ATGAATCTTTTCAGTTTGCGGCGCCAAGCGCCGAGTCTTGATGACCTCGCTTTCGAGGCCGCTTCACCCCAGGCAGGCAACAGCCTGAATGCCGAGCGCCTGATGCCCAGTGTCGAACGGCCGCAGCAGGTGTTCGTTCGCGGTCAGGGCTCATGGCTGTGGGACAGCAACGACCGCGCTTATCTCGACTTCTCCCAGGCCGGCGGCGCCAACAGCCTCGGCCACAGCCCTTCGGCGCTGGTCAAAGCCATCGCCAGTCAGGCCCAGGCGTTGATCAATCCCGGTTTCAATCTGCACAACCGCGGCATGCTCAGCCTCGCCGAGCGCCTGTGCGCCAGCACCTCCAGCGATCAGGCTTACCTGCTCAACAGCGGCAGCGAGGCCTGTGAAGCGGCGATCAAACTGGCGCGCAAATGGGGCCAACTGCATCGTGGCGGCGCCTCGCGGATCATTGTTGCCAGACAAGGCTGTCACGGCCGTAGTCTGGCGACGATTTCCGCGTCGGACAGTTGCAACCTGTACAACCGTTTCGCACCTTTGTTGCCGGGTTTCGATCGGGTGCCCTTCAACGATTTGCCGGCGCTGCATGCCGCCGTCGATGCGCAAACCGTGGCGATCATGCTCGAACCGATCCAGAGCGATGCCGGGGTGATTCCGGCCACCGAGCATTACCTCAAGGGTGTCGAGCGCCTGTGCCGCGAGCTGGGCATTCTGCTGATCCTCGACGAAGTGCAGACCGGCATCGGCCGCTGCGGCACTTTGCTCGCGGAAGAGTCCTACGGTGTCCGCGCCGACATCGTCGTACTCGGCAAGGGCCTTGGTGGCGGCGTTCCTCTGGCGGCGTTATTGGCCCGAGGCAAGGCCTGCTGCTTTGATGCGGGGGAACTGGGCGGCACTCATCACGGCAATGCACTGATGACCGCGGCCGGTCTGGTGGTGCTCGACAGCGTGCAGGACCGGGCATTTCTCGAGCAGATCAAAGACCACGGCCAGCACTTGCGCGAGGGACTCTCGCGATTGGCGCACCGTTACGGACATGGCGAGTTGCGCGGGCAAGGCCTGTTCTGGGGACTGAGCCTGTCAGAGGGTTCCGCCGATGCCGTAGTCAAAGCCGCCTTGCATGAAGGCCTGCTGCTCAACGCGCCGCAAGCCAACTGCCTGCGTTTCACCCCGGCACTCACCGTCAGCAAGGCCAACATCGACGAAATGCTCCTGCGCCTGGCTCGCGCCTTCTCGCGAGTGCGTACTGCGCAACTGCAATGCCGCAAGGGGATTGCCGTCTGA
- the pqqC gene encoding pyrroloquinoline-quinone synthase PqqC: protein MTDTPLSPSEFEAALRAKGAYYHIYHPYHVAMYEGRATREQIQGWVANRFYYQVNIPLKDAAILANCPDREIRREWIQRLLDHDGAPGEDGGIEAWLRLGQAVGLDPDQLRSQELVLPGVRFAVDAYVNFARRASWQEAASSSLTELFAPQIHQSRLDSWPQHYPWIDPAGYEYFRTRLGQARRDVEHGLAITLEHYKTREGQERMLEILQFKLDILWSMLDAMSMAYELNRPPYHSVTEQRVWHKGITL, encoded by the coding sequence ATGACCGACACCCCCCTGTCCCCCAGCGAATTCGAAGCCGCCCTGCGCGCCAAAGGCGCCTACTACCACATCTACCACCCATATCACGTGGCGATGTACGAAGGCCGTGCCACCCGCGAGCAGATTCAGGGCTGGGTCGCTAACCGCTTCTACTATCAGGTGAACATCCCCCTGAAAGACGCGGCGATCCTCGCCAATTGCCCGGATCGCGAGATTCGCCGGGAGTGGATTCAACGCCTGCTCGACCACGATGGCGCCCCCGGTGAAGACGGCGGCATTGAAGCCTGGCTGCGGCTCGGTCAAGCGGTCGGCCTCGACCCGGATCAACTGCGCTCCCAGGAACTGGTGCTGCCCGGCGTGCGTTTCGCCGTCGACGCCTACGTCAACTTCGCCCGCCGTGCCAGTTGGCAGGAAGCCGCCAGCAGCTCGTTGACCGAACTGTTCGCGCCGCAGATCCACCAGTCGCGCCTCGACAGCTGGCCGCAGCATTACCCGTGGATCGACCCGGCCGGTTACGAATATTTCCGCACCCGCCTCGGTCAGGCGCGGCGCGATGTCGAGCATGGTCTGGCGATCACGCTCGAGCACTACAAGACCCGCGAGGGTCAGGAGCGCATGCTGGAAATTCTCCAGTTCAAACTGGACATTCTTTGGAGCATGCTCGATGCCATGAGCATGGCTTACGAACTGAACCGCCCGCCCTATCACAGCGTCACCGAGCAGCGGGTCTGGCACAAAGGAATCACCCTATGA
- a CDS encoding LysR family transcriptional regulator has protein sequence MDFKQLRYFVAVYEEGHVGRAAERLSISQPALSQQIRQLEQNLDVTLFERSSKRLLPTLAAHTLYNHALPLLDGLQRAREALGNFKGQALRTLAIGVLQTVHTSLVPQMLERVRKAQPHLVVQIYELTGLEIERRLLNGSLDIGISYLPPRQPGLHGVLLYEDELTLVIPADHPLREFKKVSMRQAAELPMLLLGEEFQIRQIWQAQLTSLGRRPQVQAELNNMLGILDSLPHTKLATVLPGRSQREYDEQDLLWKPLSEPRVPLKVGLVCRDVQRQQASLALLRTLLEEVIQREDKPLKAAPPLDPLA, from the coding sequence ATGGATTTCAAACAACTGCGTTATTTCGTCGCGGTCTACGAAGAGGGCCATGTCGGCCGCGCTGCCGAACGCCTGTCGATCTCGCAACCGGCGCTGTCGCAGCAGATTCGCCAGCTCGAACAGAACCTCGACGTCACCCTGTTCGAACGCAGCAGCAAACGCCTGTTGCCGACACTCGCCGCACATACGCTATACAACCACGCCCTGCCGCTGCTCGACGGTCTGCAGCGGGCGCGGGAAGCGCTGGGCAACTTCAAGGGACAGGCCCTGCGCACGCTGGCGATCGGCGTACTGCAAACCGTGCACACCAGCCTTGTGCCGCAAATGCTCGAACGGGTGCGCAAGGCGCAGCCGCATCTTGTGGTGCAGATCTATGAACTGACGGGGCTGGAGATCGAGCGCCGTTTGCTCAACGGCTCGCTGGACATCGGCATCAGCTATCTGCCGCCGCGCCAACCGGGGCTGCATGGCGTGCTGCTGTACGAAGACGAGCTGACGCTGGTCATCCCGGCGGATCACCCGCTGCGTGAATTCAAGAAAGTCTCGATGCGCCAGGCTGCGGAATTGCCGATGCTGCTGCTGGGCGAGGAGTTTCAGATCCGGCAGATCTGGCAGGCGCAACTGACCAGCCTGGGGCGGCGCCCGCAAGTACAGGCCGAGCTGAACAATATGCTGGGGATTCTCGACAGTCTGCCGCACACCAAACTGGCGACGGTGTTGCCCGGTCGCTCACAGAGGGAATACGACGAACAGGATCTGCTGTGGAAGCCGTTGAGCGAACCACGGGTGCCGCTGAAGGTTGGGCTGGTATGCCGCGACGTGCAACGCCAGCAGGCGTCTTTGGCGTTGCTGCGTACGTTGCTGGAAGAGGTGATTCAGCGTGAGGACAAACCGCTTAAAGCTGCGCCGCCACTGGATCCGCTGGCCTGA
- the pqqA gene encoding pyrroloquinoline quinone precursor peptide PqqA, whose product MSWTKPAYTDLRIGFEVTMYFASR is encoded by the coding sequence ATGTCCTGGACAAAACCGGCTTACACCGACCTGCGTATCGGCTTCGAAGTCACCATGTACTTCGCCAGCCGCTGA
- a CDS encoding GGDEF domain-containing protein, producing MPRSSAVRFSHFLPSLLLLLAGLAAAYVKDLNVFFTSLFNVLPTLVLLLGGAYCAVYRRQRELFLMLTVYIAYFLLDTQTDYYRDNGKVREDAAVVFHLVCLLLPLLFGLFAAWQERTHLFQDMVARFAVLLAFGSVALGLEQSYPQALLMWLSEIRWPALHGAWMSLIQMSYPVFLSAFLLLAWQYWRNPRPLHAAQLVGLLGLFWMLPKTFILPFTLNIMCSQVMLMVAAAVAHEAYQMAFRDELTGLPGRRALNERMQRLGRNYVLAMSDVDHFKKFNDTHGHDVGDQVLRLVASKLSKISGGGRAYRYGGEEFALVFAGKTLEECMPHLEVIRESIASYNIQLRNQENRPQDDQQGRQRRSGSGASSVSVTVSIGVAERVEQRTPEEVLKSADQALYSAKGAGRNCVMAFGQSRRGAVRMDSAAG from the coding sequence TTGCCGCGTTCTTCTGCTGTACGTTTCAGCCATTTCCTACCTTCACTGCTGTTGTTACTTGCGGGGTTGGCGGCTGCGTACGTCAAAGACCTCAACGTATTCTTCACTTCGCTGTTCAACGTGTTGCCGACCCTGGTGTTGCTGTTGGGCGGCGCTTACTGTGCGGTTTACCGACGTCAGCGCGAACTGTTTCTGATGCTCACGGTGTACATCGCCTACTTTTTGCTCGACACCCAGACCGACTATTACCGCGACAATGGCAAAGTGCGCGAAGACGCCGCCGTAGTATTCCACCTTGTCTGTCTGCTGTTGCCGCTGCTGTTCGGGCTGTTCGCCGCGTGGCAGGAACGTACCCATCTGTTTCAGGACATGGTGGCGCGATTCGCCGTGTTGCTGGCCTTCGGCAGCGTCGCCCTCGGCCTTGAGCAGAGTTATCCCCAGGCTCTGCTCATGTGGCTCTCGGAAATCCGCTGGCCGGCGCTGCATGGCGCCTGGATGAGCCTGATCCAGATGTCCTATCCGGTATTCCTCTCGGCGTTCCTGCTGCTGGCCTGGCAGTACTGGCGCAACCCGCGCCCGCTGCATGCGGCGCAACTGGTCGGCTTGCTCGGTTTGTTCTGGATGCTGCCGAAAACCTTCATCCTGCCATTCACCCTGAACATCATGTGCAGTCAGGTGATGCTGATGGTTGCGGCTGCCGTGGCGCATGAGGCCTATCAAATGGCCTTCCGCGATGAACTCACCGGTCTGCCGGGGCGCCGCGCGCTCAATGAGCGGATGCAGCGCCTGGGGCGCAACTATGTGCTGGCGATGAGCGACGTTGATCACTTCAAGAAATTCAACGACACCCACGGTCACGATGTTGGTGACCAAGTGCTGCGACTGGTCGCCAGCAAACTGTCGAAAATCAGCGGCGGCGGTAGGGCATATCGCTATGGTGGTGAGGAATTCGCCCTGGTGTTTGCGGGCAAAACCCTCGAGGAATGCATGCCGCACCTGGAAGTGATCCGCGAGTCGATTGCCTCCTACAACATCCAGTTGCGCAATCAAGAGAACCGCCCGCAGGACGACCAGCAAGGTCGCCAGCGCCGTAGCGGCAGCGGTGCTTCCAGTGTCTCGGTCACGGTCAGTATCGGCGTTGCCGAACGCGTCGAGCAGCGCACCCCGGAAGAAGTCCTCAAGTCCGCCGACCAGGCGTTGTACAGCGCCAAGGGCGCCGGGCGTAACTGCGTCATGGCGTTCGGACAGAGCCGTCGCGGCGCGGTGCGCATGGACAGCGCCGCTGGCTGA
- a CDS encoding S9 family peptidase, with amino-acid sequence MNETHASSPRAEPFSAAQAVAAGMDFAELQLGAHGLFWNEYRPQDAACRIWQWRDGVAKCLTPNGFSVRSRVYEYGGGAFCLTPDGVVFVNEADQQLYRQALDGAPEALTSGECRYGDLHFAFGQVLTVEELRDQHRLVAIDLADGTRHLLAEGADFYAAPVISPDGSRLAWIEWSRPHQPWTSTRLTVAERLAEGGFGAPRCVAGADLEESIQQPRFDAQGRLLCLTDRGGFWQPWGETSDGLHRLPCAEADHAPAPWQMGGCTWLPVGDSFLASWSEGGFGRLALDGEDFTGDYSRFRHLALDQQFIYCIAASPISPSAVIAIDRATREVNVLAGGVAPLPAERISRPQTLRYPSGSGEAHGFFYPAMNDEARPPLVVFIHGGPTSACYPMLDPRIQYWTQRGFAVADLNYRGSSGYGREYRQALHLSWGEVDVEDACAVVAYLAEQGLIDGERAFIRGGSAGGYTTLCALAFQQVFRAGASLYGVSDPVALARATHKFEGDYLDWLIGDPEQDAERYAARTPLLHASNIRVPVIFFQGELDAVVVPQQTRDMVAALEHNGIPVEAHYYAEERHGFRRAVNQAHALEQEWKFYRRVMGLAD; translated from the coding sequence ATGAACGAAACTCACGCCTCATCGCCAAGGGCTGAGCCTTTCAGCGCCGCTCAGGCCGTCGCCGCCGGAATGGATTTCGCCGAGCTGCAACTCGGCGCCCACGGTTTGTTCTGGAATGAATATCGCCCGCAAGACGCCGCGTGCCGAATCTGGCAGTGGCGCGACGGCGTGGCGAAATGTCTGACGCCGAACGGTTTCAGCGTGCGTAGCCGGGTGTACGAATATGGCGGTGGCGCGTTTTGTCTGACGCCGGACGGAGTGGTTTTCGTCAATGAGGCGGATCAGCAGTTATATCGGCAAGCGCTTGATGGCGCGCCTGAAGCGCTGACGTCTGGCGAGTGTCGTTATGGCGATCTGCATTTTGCTTTCGGCCAGGTGCTGACGGTTGAGGAGCTGCGCGACCAGCATCGACTGGTAGCAATTGATCTGGCCGACGGCACCCGGCATTTGCTGGCTGAAGGTGCAGATTTCTATGCAGCACCGGTGATCAGCCCGGACGGTTCGCGGTTAGCGTGGATCGAGTGGAGTCGGCCGCATCAGCCGTGGACCTCCACGCGATTGACGGTGGCCGAGCGTCTGGCTGAGGGTGGCTTTGGCGCACCGCGTTGCGTGGCGGGGGCTGACCTTGAAGAATCAATCCAGCAACCGCGGTTCGACGCGCAAGGACGCTTGTTGTGCCTGACTGATCGCGGCGGTTTCTGGCAGCCGTGGGGCGAAACGTCCGACGGCTTGCATCGACTGCCCTGTGCCGAGGCCGATCATGCGCCCGCCCCGTGGCAGATGGGTGGCTGCACCTGGTTGCCGGTGGGCGATTCGTTTTTGGCTAGCTGGAGCGAAGGCGGTTTTGGTCGTCTGGCGCTCGACGGCGAGGACTTTACTGGCGACTACAGCCGCTTCCGGCATCTGGCGCTGGATCAGCAGTTCATCTACTGCATCGCCGCTTCGCCGATCAGCCCTTCGGCGGTGATCGCCATTGATCGCGCTACCCGCGAAGTGAATGTGCTGGCCGGCGGTGTGGCGCCTTTGCCGGCGGAGCGCATCAGCCGTCCGCAGACTTTGCGCTACCCGAGTGGCAGCGGTGAGGCTCACGGCTTCTTTTATCCGGCGATGAACGACGAAGCGCGACCGCCACTGGTGGTGTTCATCCACGGCGGCCCGACCTCGGCCTGCTACCCGATGCTCGACCCGCGCATTCAGTACTGGACGCAGCGTGGTTTCGCCGTCGCCGACCTCAACTATCGCGGCAGCAGCGGTTATGGTCGCGAATACCGTCAGGCGTTGCATCTGAGTTGGGGTGAGGTGGATGTCGAGGACGCCTGCGCGGTGGTGGCGTATCTGGCTGAACAAGGTCTGATCGACGGCGAGCGGGCATTTATCCGTGGTGGCAGCGCCGGGGGTTACACCACGCTGTGCGCGCTGGCGTTTCAGCAAGTGTTCCGCGCCGGCGCCAGCCTCTATGGCGTCAGCGACCCGGTGGCACTGGCCCGGGCAACCCACAAATTCGAAGGTGATTATCTCGACTGGCTGATCGGCGATCCCGAACAGGATGCCGAGCGCTACGCTGCCCGCACGCCGCTACTGCATGCGAGCAACATCCGGGTGCCGGTGATTTTCTTCCAGGGTGAACTGGATGCGGTGGTAGTGCCGCAACAGACGCGCGACATGGTCGCGGCGCTGGAGCACAACGGCATCCCGGTCGAGGCGCATTACTACGCCGAGGAACGCCATGGCTTCCGCCGCGCGGTGAATCAGGCGCATGCGCTGGAGCAGGAGTGGAAGTTTTATCGGCGGGTGATGGGGTTGGCGGACTGA
- a CDS encoding acyl-CoA dehydrogenase C-terminal domain-containing protein — MADYKAPLRDMRFVLNEVFEVAKLWAELPALAETVDAETVEAILEEAGKVTSKSIAPLSRAADEEGCHWKDGAVSTPAGFPQAYQTYAEGGWVGVGGDPAYGGMGMPKAVSAQVEEMVNSASLSFGLYPMLTAGACLSINAHASEELKAAYLPNMYAGIWAGSMCLTEPHAGTDLGIIRTKAEPQADGSYKVSGTKIFITGGEHDLTENIIHLVLAKLPDAPAGPKGISLFLVPKFMVNADGSLGARNPANCGSIEHKMGIQASATCVMNFDEAVGYLVGEPNKGLAAMFTMMNYERLGVGIQGLASGERSYQNAVEYARDRLQSRSPTGAQNKDKVADPIIVHPDVRRMLLTMKASNEGGRAFSTYVAMQLDTAKFSEDATTRKRAEDLVALLTPVAKAFLTDLGLETTVHGQQIFGGHGYIREWGQEQLVRDVRITQIYEGTNGIQALDLVGRKIVGSGGAFYKLFADEIRHFTATASADLGEFTKPLNDAVSTLDELTAWLLDRAKTNPNEIGAASVEYLQAFGYTAYAYMWALMAKAALGKEAQDDFYASKLGTARFYFARLLPRIHSLSASVKAGSESLFLLNAEQF, encoded by the coding sequence ATGGCTGACTACAAAGCGCCGCTGCGCGATATGCGCTTCGTCCTCAATGAAGTATTCGAAGTCGCCAAACTCTGGGCCGAACTGCCGGCCTTGGCCGAGACCGTCGATGCAGAAACCGTAGAAGCCATTCTCGAAGAAGCCGGCAAGGTCACCAGCAAAAGCATTGCACCCCTGAGCCGCGCAGCCGACGAAGAAGGCTGCCACTGGAAGGATGGCGCCGTCAGCACTCCGGCCGGTTTCCCACAGGCCTATCAGACTTACGCTGAAGGCGGTTGGGTCGGCGTCGGTGGCGATCCGGCCTACGGCGGCATGGGCATGCCCAAGGCTGTCTCGGCGCAGGTCGAAGAAATGGTCAACTCCGCCAGCCTGTCGTTCGGTCTGTACCCGATGCTGACCGCCGGCGCCTGCCTGTCGATCAACGCCCACGCCAGCGAGGAGCTGAAGGCCGCGTACCTGCCGAACATGTACGCCGGCATCTGGGCCGGTTCCATGTGCCTGACCGAGCCGCACGCCGGCACCGACCTGGGCATCATTCGCACCAAGGCCGAACCGCAGGCCGACGGTTCCTACAAGGTCAGCGGCACCAAGATCTTCATCACCGGCGGTGAGCACGACCTGACCGAGAACATCATTCACCTGGTGCTGGCGAAACTGCCGGACGCCCCGGCCGGCCCGAAAGGCATTTCGCTGTTCCTGGTACCGAAGTTCATGGTCAATGCCGATGGCAGTCTGGGCGCGCGCAACCCGGCGAACTGCGGTTCGATCGAGCACAAGATGGGCATCCAGGCGTCCGCGACCTGCGTGATGAACTTCGACGAAGCCGTGGGTTATCTGGTCGGCGAGCCGAACAAGGGTCTGGCGGCGATGTTCACCATGATGAACTACGAGCGTCTGGGCGTCGGCATTCAAGGCCTGGCCAGCGGCGAGCGCTCTTATCAGAACGCTGTCGAATATGCGCGTGATCGTCTGCAGAGCCGTTCGCCGACCGGCGCGCAGAACAAGGACAAGGTTGCCGACCCGATCATCGTCCACCCGGACGTGCGTCGCATGCTGCTGACCATGAAAGCCTCGAACGAGGGCGGTCGCGCCTTCTCCACTTATGTGGCGATGCAACTCGACACCGCCAAGTTCAGCGAAGACGCGACCACCCGCAAGCGCGCAGAAGACCTGGTCGCGTTGCTGACTCCGGTGGCCAAGGCATTCCTCACGGACCTGGGCCTGGAAACCACCGTGCACGGCCAGCAGATTTTCGGCGGCCACGGCTACATCCGCGAGTGGGGACAGGAGCAACTGGTGCGTGACGTGCGCATCACCCAGATCTACGAAGGCACCAACGGCATTCAGGCGCTGGACCTGGTCGGGCGCAAGATCGTCGGCAGTGGCGGCGCGTTCTACAAGCTGTTCGCTGACGAGATTCGCCACTTCACCGCAACTGCCAGCGCTGACCTCGGCGAATTCACCAAGCCGCTGAACGATGCCGTCAGCACCCTCGATGAACTGACTGCGTGGCTGCTGGATCGGGCGAAAACCAATCCGAACGAAATCGGCGCAGCCTCGGTCGAATATTTGCAAGCGTTTGGCTACACCGCTTATGCCTACATGTGGGCACTGATGGCGAAAGCCGCGCTGGGCAAAGAAGCCCAGGACGATTTCTACGCCAGCAAGCTGGGCACCGCGCGCTTCTATTTCGCCCGTCTGCTGCCGCGTATCCACTCACTGAGTGCATCGGTGAAGGCTGGCAGCGAGTCGTTGTTCCTGCTGAACGCTGAGCAGTTCTGA
- a CDS encoding YqaE/Pmp3 family membrane protein has product MDFIRIIIAILLPPLGVFLQVGFGGAFWLNILLTLCGYIPGIVHAVYIIAKR; this is encoded by the coding sequence ATGGACTTCATTCGTATCATCATCGCTATTCTGTTGCCGCCATTGGGTGTGTTTCTGCAGGTCGGGTTCGGCGGGGCGTTCTGGCTGAACATTTTGCTGACGCTGTGCGGCTACATTCCCGGGATCGTGCATGCGGTGTACATCATCGCCAAGCGCTGA
- the pqqD gene encoding pyrroloquinoline quinone biosynthesis peptide chaperone PqqD — translation MSFDRSKIPTWRPGYRFQYEPAQKGHVLLYPEGMIKLNDSAALIGGLIDGERDVAAIIAKLDEQFPGVPELGEDIEQFMEVARAQHWIELA, via the coding sequence ATGAGTTTTGATCGCAGCAAGATCCCGACCTGGCGTCCCGGCTACCGTTTTCAGTATGAACCGGCGCAAAAAGGCCACGTGCTGCTCTACCCCGAGGGCATGATCAAGCTCAACGACAGCGCCGCGCTGATCGGCGGCTTGATCGACGGTGAACGCGATGTCGCGGCGATCATCGCCAAACTCGACGAGCAGTTCCCCGGCGTGCCTGAGCTCGGTGAAGACATCGAGCAATTCATGGAGGTTGCCCGTGCGCAGCACTGGATCGAACTTGCCTGA